The sequence below is a genomic window from Lycium ferocissimum isolate CSIRO_LF1 chromosome 9, AGI_CSIRO_Lferr_CH_V1, whole genome shotgun sequence.
TACTTCTATTCAACAAATAAGTTGTTTTGCACTATGAACCACAACAAAGGAGACAGGGAATCCATACAAGCTAAAAAGTAGAAAGAAGATGGCATTAATAAGAGTTCATACCTAACAATGTTATTCAAAAGTCATGCATGTGAGAACAtaatatttatacaaaaaccaATATATGTGTTGTCCTTCTTTGCATGAAGGATGTAGCAAAACTCCTGTATAAATTTCTGTTTTTAGTTGTTCttgctttatttttatattttctgaTATTGAATCCGCATTTGTGAGCTGTTCATGTCCGTCAAAATCCTAGACATCTCAGGCAGCTTAATTACTGTATGAAAAGATAAATGCAGTATTAATTGGGATTAACAACAAAGTAGTAAAATTGGAAAAGTAAGCATTAAAATTTATCTGAACAATTATCTAGAGAAGTTGGTGCACGTGATCTATATTTGTTTTATCCATCGGAGAAACACTCTACGTTAAAAGATCAAAATTGTTGTGCACGATCTATATATTCTTGTGGTTTATTATGAAAACATAAGCATATCAACGTACCTATGAAATAGCTAGTTTAATGCAACAATGAGTTTCTAATTGTTGAAAGAGCCTTAAGTAATTAGATAATGGAAAAATATATCCATGAAAACAGGGCAAGGGCATATATCAAAGGAAACAGCTTTGTCAATAAAAGTAGATGTAAACTTGATaagtgtaatttttttcttaacctTGATAGGCGAAATTATTAATTAGAAGATGGCGAAGCATTTAATCAAACAAAATAGTAGTTCAGTATCTTCGAAGAATACCTACAAGTTACTGCTTATATTTATTTGCGGCATAAATGTAGTTGCAAGAGATATAAGCAAGGCAATCTTTTATAAATTAGTTcacataaaaaaagaagaaacataaCAAAAACTAATTTTCATCTGTAACATCATGTTTTAACTTTTCTGTTTAAAGTAACCTAAATGGTATATAATAACAACTACGTGTATATCTGACGACACAAGCTTTTTCAACGGGTGCTAAACTACAACAGTAAGAAGTGTTATGCAACATATTGACAATTCCTCTACATATTTGTGTCATATTTGAAAGGAATAAAATAGGAGATGCTTCGAAGGAATACCTATCTTGAGTTTAGTTGAAATTTTACTTGGGTTAAAAGTTCTACAGTGTAACATCTGCAGAAGTACTGCATGATCTGATTTTTTAGCATTCCTATTGTCATTTTATAACTCGACATTTGTAATACAAAAGAACTGATAAATCAAAGGCattaaatcatactttctcTGGTCCATAAcatttctggaaaaaaataaagcacGTTTCATCTAATTCAACAACTCAAGTAAACATAAACTGTAATAGTTTGTAATGAGATTCAATTACCTGATCAAGTTCCAACAaaatttcttctctctttgtaGTCTCTGCCTCACTTCCGATGCCCTCACGATTGCCTAATTAAGTTCTCATCACCGCAAAGTCAAAAGTCAATACAAATTCATGGAGGACAAAATATTAAAGATCATTGAATTGATAAAACACGGACTTAAGCTCTGGGAACTCGCTAGCACAGTGATGACGAAAGGAATATTTTCGGAATAGTCCCCACCAAAAGAAACGTTTGAGTTACGAAATTCAGATACTATAAAAGATAAATTTACAGATCATTTAACCGATCGATAAATATCGAACCAGAAAATTCTCATGGTTGTGATCAATTGTTCAGAGACTGATCAGCACTTGGGGCAGTTTCTCTTTTGGCATGGCAATTCGAGAAAACAAATTTCGATCGGGGATAAGGGAATTGCCATTttgtttcatcatttttttgaaGATCCAAATTACAACTTCAAGGGAATTCAGAAACTTCCACCGAAATTTAGGAGAAGAGAAAGCAGCAGTTATGATTTGAGTTGTTTTTATATCGCTGTAGCCGAAGGGACGCATAAAGTCAAAGCAACGGTTTTAAAGGTA
It includes:
- the LOC132030852 gene encoding uncharacterized protein LOC132030852 isoform X3, whose amino-acid sequence is MTSFVIFGGRKIFPHSFQESNEHERKMEQIGYNFHQSSKAPKKKDECLADYCRPFFHQRHQWIGRGYMNSQGRYYLQGNREGIGSEAETTKREEILLELDQDFDGHEQLTNADSISENIKIKQEQLKTEIYTGVLLHPSCKEGQHIYWFLYKYYVLTCMTFE
- the LOC132030852 gene encoding uncharacterized protein LOC132030852 isoform X5; this encodes MEQIGYNFHQSSKAPKKKDECLADYCRPFFHQRHQWIGRGYMNSQGRYYLQGNREGIGSEAETTKREEILLELDQDFDGHEQLTNADSISENIKIKQEQLKTEIYTGVLLHPSCKEGQHIYWFLYKYYVLTCMTFE